One part of the Excalfactoria chinensis isolate bCotChi1 unplaced genomic scaffold, bCotChi1.hap2 Scaffold_340, whole genome shotgun sequence genome encodes these proteins:
- the LOC140264901 gene encoding uncharacterized protein, giving the protein MDSVIKVVSRVCKTHCVRNVPSKKDIAAVISCLEVAQILPSPSNLLDSERWDSFTAAMLHRAMHEYKAEELKTWGLVLGALKAAKEEKQVQAIATGVFGLDTGTSGVPGGAEESLSGGDSAPKMAPATPAVFTMAMAAPETTPEEKAEVVSSGEAPPYYPRLYPSLQSFYSPEGDGICPREGESCGEARRGGVEPPPDPPPEEGSRPEKGEKKAEERKLPIPTPFVLSPEEGEERGVERKELPAPTLPVPFPQKGEERGTERKEMPTPALSVPPPQKGEEKEEERKVPPTPTQLVASPRRREEREDSRKPTDWSDIRESMRGLGLKERDWAVFPIVVQKKGPVWVPLEAKAVTRFIEAIEKKGLRSPMTMSTFEALMAPGPLLPYDIESLMRVVLEPVQFTVWKEEWTVQLKAVVAQTACDPNHPANGKEGDPKTSLMRLLGTDADLAGSAEKQLRLLRPGELLASTGAASTAFRNFVRKAEPVSPWSEIKQGPSETFSEFANRLIQAVEGSELPKEALSPVIKDCLKQKSHQNIRDIIRAAPDDLETPGEIIKYVLDKQQATPLPSDGLTKAWLSVMTAQNNQSKNPCFKCGQIGHYKNQCTAPERRYKVREKCQACGKLGHEARLEPASRNREVTLQERRKEQIKNHCLYLREGHLLYRLLCVFMYLCLLQGERVLISCHNQKIFGSHGLIELGRKISA; this is encoded by the coding sequence atggattcCGTCATTAAGGTAGTATCACGAGTTTGTAAAACTCACTGCgttagaaatgttccttctaagaaggatatAGCTGCCGTCATCTCCTGTTTGGAGGTGGCGCAGATTTTACCCTCCCCTAGTAATCTGCTCGATTCGGAGCGGTGGGATTCTTTCACCGCTGCCATGCTCCATAGAGCAATGCACGAGTATAAAGCGGAGGAGTTAAAAACCTGGGGTTTGgtcctgggtgctcttaaagccgctaaggaggagaaacaagtccaggcCATCGCGACTGGGGTTTTTGGTCTGGATACTGGGACGTCCGGGGTCCCGGGGGGTGCGGAGGAATCGCTTTCTGGCGGCGACTCTGCACCCAAAATGGCGCCGGCCACGCCGGCCGTTTTCACAATGGCCATGGCCGCGCCCGAAACAACTCCGGAAGAGAAGGCGGAAGTTGTGTCATCTGGGGAGGCGCCACCATATTATCCCCGCCTATAcccctctttgcaaagcttttactcGCCTGAGGGGGATGGAATTTGTCCGAGGGAGGGAGAGTCGTGTGGGGAGGCGCGCCGTGGAGGCGTTGAGCCACCCCCAGACCCACCTCCGGAGGAGGGATCTCGTCCcgagaagggtgagaaaaaagcggaggaaagaaaattgcctatCCCCACCCCGTTTGTCTTATCTcccgaggagggggaggagagaggggtggagagaaaggaattgccTGCCCCCACCCTGCCGGTCCCGtttccccagaagggggaggagagagggacggaaagaaaggaaatgcctacCCCTGCCCTGTCGGTCCCgcctccccagaagggggaggaaaaagaggaggaacgaAAGGTTCCGCCTACCCCCACCCAATTGGTCGCGTCTCCCCGGAGGAGGGAGGAGCGAGAGGATTCTCGCAAGCCCACCGATTGGTCGGATATCCGTGAATCAATGAGAGGGTTGGGGCTTAAGGAACGGGACTGGGCGGTGTTTCCGATAGTCGTCCAGAAGAAAGGACCAGTTTGGGTGCCTTTGGAAGCGAAAGCAGTGACTCGGTTTATAGAGGCAATTGAGAAAAAGGGCTTGAGGTCCCCGATGACTATGAGTACCTTTGAGGCTCTTATGGCCCCGGGTCCCCTACTGCCATATGATATTGAAAGCCTTATGAGAGTTGTCCTTGAACCAGTACAGTTTACTGTGTGGAAGGAGGAGTGGACGGTACAACTTAAGGCTGTTGTAGCACAGACTGCTTGTGATCCGAACCACCCAGCgaatgggaaggagggagatccGAAAACTAGTTTAATGAGGCTTTTAGGAACGGATGCAGATCTGGCTggatctgcagagaagcagcttaggCTCCTCCGTCCGGGAGAATTACTTGCCTCCACGGGGGCGGCTTctactgcttttagaaactttgtaagaaaagcagaacctgtTTCCCCGTGGTCAGAGATAAAGCAGGGTCCCTCAGAAACATTCTCTGAATTTGCCAATCGATTGATACAGGCAGTAGAAGGATCAGAACTACCTAAGGAAGCATTATCTCCCGTTATAAAAGATTGTCTTAAGCAAAAGTCTCATCAGAATATTAGAGATATCATTCGGGCGGCTCCTGATGATCTGGAGACTCCGGGTGAAATTATTAAGTATGTGCTggacaaacaacaagcaacacCATTGCCCAGTGATGGCCTGACAAAGGCATGGCTTTCGGTTATGACCGCACAAAATAATCAATCTAAGAACCCCTGCTTTAAATGTGGCCAGATAGGTCATTACAAGAACCAGTGTACAGCTCCAGAGAGACGGTATAAGGTTAGAGAAAAATGCCAAGCCTGCGGGAAGCTGGGTCATGAAGCCCGATTGGAACCCGCCAGCCGCAACCGCGAAGTgactcttcaggaaagaagaaaggaacagataaagaacCACTGCTTGTACCTACGAGAAGGACATTTGTTGTATcgcttgttgtgtgtttttatgtatttgtgtttgttacagGGGGAGAGGGTGCTCATCTCATGTCacaaccagaaaatatttgggtcACATGGTCTAATCGAACTGggcagaaagatttctgcctga